A DNA window from Daucus carota subsp. sativus chromosome 3, DH1 v3.0, whole genome shotgun sequence contains the following coding sequences:
- the LOC135151557 gene encoding probable polygalacturonase At3g15720: MMLSFLKVFILLLVLPLVLTQPAVNNVLSYGAIGDGLKDDTSSLLKAWEATCKSSASSATMYFPPNHVFLTHPLLLKGPCKAEFVRVEINGTITAPSEPKNWKCGSDNCDTWLHFSHMDGIEISGSGTISGRGQKWWDMKRGKDKLAALRITNSRNVKLSGLRLKIIQRCTLCLMGCKLHTFRI; this comes from the coding sequence ATGATGCTAAGCTTTCTTAAGGTCTTTATATTACTGCTTGTTCTTCCTCTAGTTTTAACTCAACCAGCGGTGAATAATGTTCTCTCCTATGGTGCAATCGGCGATGGCCTCAAAGACGATACTAGTAGTTTGTTGAAAGCATGGGAGGCCACATGCAAATCATCTGCTTCCTCAGCAACCATGTACTTTCCTCCAAATCACGTGTTTCTGACTCATCCTCTGCTTCTTAAAGGCCCATGCAAGGCGGAATTCGTGAGAGTGGAGATCAATGGCACAATCACCGCGCCAAGTGAGCCTAAAAATTGGAAGTGTGGTTCTGATAATTGTGATACTTGGTTACACTTCTCTCACATGGATGGAATTGAGATCTCTGGCTCTGGAACCATCTCTGGACGCGGCCAAAAATGGTGGGACATGAAGCGCGGTAAAGACAAGCTTGCTGCCTTGAGGATTACTAATTCTAGGAATGTTAAGCTTAGTGGATTGAGATTAAAGATAATCCAAAGATGCACATTGTGCTTAATGGGGTGCAAACTGCATACCTTTCGTATTTAA